From Penaeus vannamei isolate JL-2024 chromosome 37, ASM4276789v1, whole genome shotgun sequence, one genomic window encodes:
- the LOC138859558 gene encoding uncharacterized protein PF3D7_1120000-like: protein MCVFSDEPLRLECDLLGLGTIFDDLFRGRRDVPNHMLKNKTSGELLHIYFEPLVSIIEGSVNKTLKNELEKEIREFAQELEKEIREFAQELEKEIREVAQELEKKTREPEKETQEVAQEPEKETQEVGQEPEQEIREFALELEKEIREFALELEKEIREFALELEKEIREFALELEKEIREFVLELEKETQEVSLELEKETQEVTLEPEKETQEVSLEPEKETQEVSLKLEK, encoded by the exons ATGTGCGTATTCTCGGACGAGCCCCTGAGGTTAGAGTGTGACCTGTTGGGGCTGGGGACCATCTTTGACGACCTATTCCGAGGCAGGCGTGACGTCCCGAACCACATGTTAAA GAATAAAACCTCTGGGGAGTTACTTCACATATATTTTGAGCCATTAGTTTCCATAATTGAAGGAAGTGTGAATAAAACATTAAAGAAT gagctcgagaaggagatccgggaattcgcccaggagctcgaaaAGGAGATCCGGGaattcgcccaggagctcgagaaggagatccgggaagtcgcccaggagctcgagaagaagacccgggaa cccgagaaggagacccaggaagtcgcccaagagcccgagaaggagacccaggaagtcggccaaGAGCCCGAGCAGGAGATCCGGGAATtcgcccttgagctcgagaaggagatccgggAATTCGCCctcgagctcgagaaggagatccgggAATTCGCCctcgagctcgagaaggagatccgggAATTCGCCctcgagctcgagaaggagatccgggAATTCGTCctcgagctcgagaaggagacccaggaagtctccctagagctcgagaaggagacccaggaagtcaccctagagcccgagaaggagacccaggaagtctccctagagcccgagaaggagacccaggaagtctcacTAAAGCTcgagaagtag